The DNA region ATATGGAAGCTCGTCGCGTTCCGGCGGCTAATCAGGCGGCGCCGGTTGATCAGTCATGGGGGAGCGGCGCACCAGTGCGCCGATGCATGCATTTAATACATGCATTGATTTTTTAGACTCAAACAATTTCGACTAGAACTGTTTCTACAAAAATAGTTTATTTGTCAAGTCTAACCGGAATGAGCAAGAATTCCCGACAGATCGGCGGCGGGAACGGGCACGAAAAAAAGGCCCCCGCCGGGAAGGCGGGGGCCAGGTTGGGGGGACGATAGAGCGACTACTTCTTCGGGCCAAAGATCACCGCCGGCTTGGTGGTGTTGCCGGTGGCGGCCGGGAAGTCCGGATACTCGTAGGCCTTCTTGTTGGTTTCCACCAGGTGGCGCGCCTCTTCCATATACTGGTTGTAGTGGTGCTTGAGCTCGTAGAAGCCGTGCCACCAGGCATAGTCCGGCGCCATCATGGCCGTGCCCATGCGCGCGCGGCGGCCTTCGTGGTGCCAGAGCTCGTAGAACCGCACCTCCACGTGCTCGTCAAAGAACTTGGTCTTGTCGAGCAGCTTCTTCTCGTACAGCTCGTCCAGCATCTGCTTGGCCGGCTTGAAGTAGGTCTCGTTGTACTCGTTCACGACCTTGTCGAGCATCGCGTAGTGGTCGTCGGTCCAGGCGTTGGAGTGGCACTGGTAACAGATCTTCTTCATCTTATCGCGTTCGGTCTTCCAGTTGGTGTCCGCAGGCAGGGCCGCGAAGTCGCTGGGCCGGACCGTGAGCGGCGCCTGGAGCTCCCAGGACAGACGCTCGGTCACGTCGTGGGTGGTCATCACGGTGCTGGCGCCGCTCATGTGGCACGCCGCGCAGGTGGGGGCGCGGTAGTCCACGCCGGCGGTCCAGGTGCCGGGTGCGGCCTTGAAGTTATACTCGTCCTTGTAGGCATGGTAGATGGTGCCGTGCTTGGACTCCTCGAAGATCTCGATCTGCGGGTGGTCCGGACCCAGGTGGCACTGGTCGCACGCCTCGGGCATGCGCGCCTCGGCCGTGGAGAAGCGGTGGCGCGTATGGCAGGAGGTGCAGGAGCCCAGGGAGCCGTCCAGGTTGATGCGGCCCACGCCCACGTTGGGCCAGGTCTCCTTGTTTATCTCGCCGTTCTCGTCCAGGGCCACGATGGTGCCGTGGCAGGCGTAGCAGCCGGACTTGCGCTCGATCTCGGAGTTCATGCCGTCGTTGAGCCAGGGATCGATCTTCCAGATGATCTCCAGAGTGTTGGCGTGCTTGCTTTTGGCGTACTGCTGGGCTTCGTCCGGGTGGCAGCGGGAGCAGTCCTTGGGCGTGACCACGGTGGCGATGGGCGCGAAGTACTTGCGCTCGCCAAAGGGCATTTCGGGCTTGTCGTAGTACTGCTCGTGCTTTTTGGCGATGTCCACGTCGTTGGGCTGGGCCAGGTGGCAGTCGATGCAGGAGATGTTCGAGCTGGCGTGCCTGGAGGCGGCCCAGTCGGCGAAGATGCCCGGGGTTTCCTGTCTGTGGCATTCGATGCAGGCCACTGCCTGGGGCGTCAGGCTGCGCTCGATGCGGAACTCCTTGGGTGTGGAGAAGTTCCTCTGCATGGTGGCGTTGGAGGCGTTCTGCTGGGCAGGCGCGCCGGTGGCGTTGTCCGTTTGCGCCAACCCTGCGTCTGCTCCCGCAATCAGAAACGCGAGAACGGCCAGTGCAAGCCAAAGTATGGGACGTTTCGACATGGACCTTTCTCCCTCCAAGTTTTCGAGTGATCGCAATATCATAGGCCACCACCAGCGGTCGGCAGCGTGCGCAGCCCCTTGGCCTGATACGGCAATGTACGCAGCTGCGCGTACTCCACCATCTGCTTCGGGGTGTGGACCAGGTCGTAGTGGCAATCGATGCACTTGTGCGGCTGGGCGCCGGGCCGGGGGTTGACCACCGAGCGGTGGGCCAGCATGGCGCCGCGGCTTTTGGGCATGAACAGGATGTTCTCGTGGCAGCGCAGGCAGGTTTCGTTGTCCAGGGATTTGTACATTCCCTGGCGCGCCTCTTCCTTGTCGTACCCCTCGGCGCCGTCCAGCACGTGGAACGTAACGTCCTTGAGACCGTGGTAGGTCTTCATGGCGAAGAAATTGATGGTGTTCTCGGGCGGAGGCAGGTGGCAGTCCATGCAGTTGGCTACCAGGCCGCGCTGGTTATTGACGTGGGCCGAGGCGCGCCACGCGTCCACCGCCGGTTTGATTTCGTGGCAGTAGCCGCAGAATCCGGGCGTGGAGGTGACGACCATGGCCTCGTAGGTGGCGGCGATGAGCGGCATGGCGATAAGCATGCCGACCACGATCAGGACGAGAGGCTTGGCGAGCCGTGTCATCCGCAAGGGAGCCTCCGGGGTTCGAGGTTCACGAGTGTATACAAGAATACCAGCTCACCCGTGAGCGCAAAGCAAAGAATTATACCCCGCGTTCTGGCACCACCTGACAGAGACAGCGAATGAGATAGGGCAGAAGCCGCTTGCGGCGCATGTTGTAGCGCACCAGGGCTTCAGCCAGGTAGAGGGGATACGCCTCGGGCTTGATGGCGCGGAACTGGGCCAGCCATTCGTCCACGAACTCCTTCAGGCCACTTTCACGGTCCAGGTGCAGGGAATCGCTGGTGAAATGGTGATTGAAGAGCTCCCGGCCCTTTTTGCAGCAGGCGAAGATCAGGGCGTCGCGGCCCTGATAGACGTCCGTGTGGATGAAGCAGCGCCACTGCTTCTTGGGCAGGGGCCAGGCCAGCACGTCGCGCGCCTTGATGCGCGGCATGAGCGCGAGGAACACCCGCCCGCCGGCCGAGACGATCTGGAACACGTTGGAGCGGCAGCCCTCGCACAGGGTCTGGAGCTCCTCGTGCTCCATGTTGGGGCAGAAGCCGATGAGCTCGCCGCGTTCGTCAAAGAGGTCTTCGAAACCGCACATGTCGGCCAGGATGGCCGAGCGGATGGTGCCGTACGCCTTGTGTGCGGTGTCGTACTTCACGCCCAGGGCCCGGGCGGTCTGGTTGACGTTGCGGCCTTCCTCGAAATGGCCCAGAAGCTCGCCCCACGCCTCCAGCGGCAGGTTGCCGCGGTTGATCCAGCGCCGGGACAGCACATGGAACGTGTAACCGCACTCGGCGCAGCGGCTGCGGCCGTCCTTAAGCGCGTAGATGCGGTCGCACTGGCAGCGGGGGCAGCCGCCGCCGTTCGATTTACAGGCGTCTTCGACCAGGTGGCGGAAGGTGTTCGCGTCGCAGGCCGCGATTTCTGGCATGTCTCGATCCTTGCTCTTTCCTGTGGTTTCTGGCTCCAGTGTAAACTATTTGGCTATATTAACAGCAGGGTATTCTTTGGGACAGTATTTATTCCATATATTCAAATTCGCGCAACAGCCAGGAACGCCGCGTGCAGGCCGATGACCAGGGCCAGGTACACGCCCCGCGCCACGGCCGGGTCCACGCGCACGCCGGGAATCGCCAGCCGGTAGCCCATGCTGCCGTGCTTGCAGGCGGGCACGCACTCACCGCACAATGTGCAGGAAAGGCCGGGCCTGCCGCGGGCAACGTCGGTGGGCTCCAGCGCGCCGTAGCGGCACGCCCTGGCGCAGCGGCCGCAGCTGGTGCAGCCCTCGTCCATACGCATACGCCACGGCGAGAGCCTGCCCACGAAGTTGGCGATCAGACCCATGGGGCAGTACGCCGTGCAGTGGATCATGCTGCCCCGGTGGCGGGAGACAAAGGCCATCACGGCCACGCCGCCCAGGCCGAAGAGCGCGGCTATGGTCAGCGCCACGGGCCAGCCGATCCCGGCCAGGCGCAATCCCGCGGACAATCCCACGGTGAGCGCAAGGCTGATGCCCCGTCCGAGCCAGACCCAGCGGCCGGCGCTCCTGGGGCGGGAGCTTGTGGCCGGTCCCAGGCGGGAGGCGATGTCGTCCCACACGCCCACGTAGCAGAGGTGGCTGCACCACGCCGGGCCCACCAGCACAACCGTGCCCAGGAACAGGAAGACCATGAAGGACGGCTCCAGCCGGTAGAGAGGACCGCCGATGATCAGGGCCGGCACGGGCAGGTGCAGCGAGCCGGTCATCAAGAAGCGCTGCGATACGGTAAGCCCCAGCGCCAGCTGGAGGAAGAAGACGGCGGAGAAGAGCGTCCACAGCCGCGGCCGGGCGATGCGGTGGGTATCCGGGTCCATCACCAGCCCGGTCAGCCAGGTCGCGTACACGCCGTGGAGAAATATCTGCAACGCGCCCCAGCCGCCCGGGCCAAAGAAGCGGTCCGAGAGCAGGATGGGGAAGCCGACCTTGCCGCGCGCGATGACGAGAAGCGCCGCGGTGACGAGAAAGGCAAGGGCCTGGTAGGGGGCGCGGTCCTGATTGCGACTGTAGCGCAGCCGCGCCTTGTTTCCGGCCAGCACGGCCATAGCGATGGCTGTGACGGCCAGCAGGGCGGCCATGATCACGGCCAGGCGCGTCCATTCCTCGTCCATGGCTACTCGCATTCGGATGAACAGCACCGCGGTCCGGACCCAGACAAAGAATCCCCACGCCAGCACAGCGGCCGCCACAAAGCGGACCCAGCCCCGCCGCGTCCAGACCAGGCCGGCCAGAATAATCAGGGCCGCGGTCAGACCCAGGGTGCCGTTGCGCAGGCTGTGCGCCGCCAACAGCAGCAGCGAGAGGCACGGCAGCAGTAACGCAAGCCGGCTCATGCAGCGGAGCCCCCTTCGGAGTTTTTGTTGGTGGCGGCAAAGAAGGAGGTGTACTCCAGCGACAGGGCGAGCACGCGTTCCAGGCCCATCCGGCCCACCAGATCGCCGAAGCGCAGACCGGGCTCGTACCCGGCAATGAAGACTTCGAGCCAGCCGGAAACCCGGCCCGGCAGCAGCCTCGGATCGAGCAGGCCGGGCAGCTCCGTGGCTAGGCGCGGCCGCCGGCCGAGCTTGCCGCCCACCATGAAGCGGCAACCGGACTCGGCCACGGTCATGGCCCCTTCCGGACAGGCTGCGATGCATTTGCCGCAGGCCAGGCAGCGGGAATGATCAAGAGACGGCGCGCCATCCGGACCGGGTGCGAGCGCCTTGTCCGGGCAGGCCGCGATGCACGCGCCGCAGCCGGAGCACGACTCGGGCACGGCCGGACGCTGCGAGAAGATGAGCCCGATATCCGCGATGTGCGGCCGTGAGCAGCCGTTGGCGCAGCAGGCCACGGCAATGCGGAACTGCTCGTGGTGCCTGGGCGGACGCGGCGCGCAGGCGTCATTGAGAAATACTGGCCAGCCCGAAGCCGCGACGGCGGCGTCAATGGACCGGGTAAAGCCCTCGGGAGCGGGGAGGGCGTGGGGGCATTGGCCGCTGCATCCCCGGCAGGGCTCTATGCGATACGTGGCGGTGGCGTGCATGTTCATGGCGTCCTCATATCCTGCGCGCGGGAGCAATTCCTTGATGCAGGTCAAAAAGGCAATCCGCGTGGCCGTAGTGCGCTGGTGCGTACTTGAATAAAAAATTCGAGCTGCAATTTACAAACGGACGCGTCGGACATATTGTGATTCTCTACCAATTCGGTGCTACATGATTATTCTATAAAAGAAAATAAATTCGAATAGATACATAGAACATGCGCTCAGCCCTCTTCATTTCAAGCAGTCGTGAGATGTAATCGACCATGTCTTCACGCACAGATAGCCTTATCAGTCCGTGCGAGGTCACGCGTGTTCTGGGCGAGAGCCCCAAAGACACCTGGGCCAGGCGCGCATTTCCGCATCTCCAGGCGGCACTGCTTACCGGCGGCGTCAGCTACGAAACCTATGATATTCCCGGCTGCTCGTGGCCGTACTTTGTTGTGAATACCGGCGCGGCCTACGAGATCCGACTTGAAACCCAGGATAGCCGGCAACACGTGTGCCGTATGGGCCACCACCATGTCCACCTGGTGCCGCCAGGAACATCCGGCACCCTGACGCTCCGTAAGCTGGAGTCCGGCGCGCTGGAGCGGATCTTCCTGGCCATGGACCCGGCCTGGATCGGCCGGTTTGCCGACAACCACGCCGGGGAGGTGAAGCCCGGCTCCCTGCGCTTGTTTCTGGGCCGCGACGACAAGATGCTCGCCACCGCGCTGGTGGCCCTCTACAGGGCCCTGCAGGAGCCGCAGCCCATGAACAGCCTGTTCGTGGACTCGGCCGTGCAGTTCATTGCGGCGGCTATTCTGCGCGACTACAGCGAGGCGGTCGCGAGACGGATCCCCCACCCCGTTTCCCTGCAGCGCATGGAGCGTATCAAGGAGCTCATCCACCAGTCCTTTGCACAGGACATCCAACTCAGCGACCTGGCCGACGAGGCCGGTCTCTCGCCCTTCCATTTCAGCCGCGTGTTCAAGGAAATCGTGGGCATGCCGCCGCGCCAGTACATCATCAAGCAGCGCATGGACGAGGCCTGCCGGCTGCTCAAAGAGTCCACCTACGCTATCGCCGCCATCGCCGCCATGGTGGGCTACGAAAGCGTGAGCCACTTCTCCAGCCTGTTCAAACGCCACACAGGCATGAGCCCGGCCGGGTTCCGTCGCTCCTGAGCGATCCAGCCCGGAGCCGTATTGTTCTGTCTGAAGGCTCGTCCGAGGGGCGCTGTCCCTTGGCACCCTGCAAAGGGTCTTGAGGGCTTTGCCCTCAAACTCCCTCCAGGGCGCTAAGCTCCCTGGACCCATATCTGGGGTCCAGGGGAATTAAATTCCCCTGGCAGGGGGCGGGGGACAGAGTCCCCCGTCCGACTGGCGTGGGGGAGCAGCGCCCCCCGCGTCCAGGCGTCTCTTGCCGCGATGGCTGCTAGTAGATGCGGTGGCGGAAGAGGTAGCCGGCGATGAGCAGGTTGCACAGGCCGATGATGGCCAGGGGCCAGATCTGGTTGGCCAGCAGGGCGAATGGTGCGCCTTCGATGAACACGCCGCGCAGGATCACGAAGATGTAGCGCAGCGGGTTGATGATGGTCAGCTTCTGCACGAAGGGCGTCATGTTTTCGATGGGCGTGGCAAAG from Oceanidesulfovibrio marinus includes:
- a CDS encoding cytochrome c3 family protein, yielding MTRLAKPLVLIVVGMLIAMPLIAATYEAMVVTSTPGFCGYCHEIKPAVDAWRASAHVNNQRGLVANCMDCHLPPPENTINFFAMKTYHGLKDVTFHVLDGAEGYDKEEARQGMYKSLDNETCLRCHENILFMPKSRGAMLAHRSVVNPRPGAQPHKCIDCHYDLVHTPKQMVEYAQLRTLPYQAKGLRTLPTAGGGL
- a CDS encoding 4Fe-4S binding protein, which gives rise to MSRLALLLPCLSLLLLAAHSLRNGTLGLTAALIILAGLVWTRRGWVRFVAAAVLAWGFFVWVRTAVLFIRMRVAMDEEWTRLAVIMAALLAVTAIAMAVLAGNKARLRYSRNQDRAPYQALAFLVTAALLVIARGKVGFPILLSDRFFGPGGWGALQIFLHGVYATWLTGLVMDPDTHRIARPRLWTLFSAVFFLQLALGLTVSQRFLMTGSLHLPVPALIIGGPLYRLEPSFMVFLFLGTVVLVGPAWCSHLCYVGVWDDIASRLGPATSSRPRSAGRWVWLGRGISLALTVGLSAGLRLAGIGWPVALTIAALFGLGGVAVMAFVSRHRGSMIHCTAYCPMGLIANFVGRLSPWRMRMDEGCTSCGRCARACRYGALEPTDVARGRPGLSCTLCGECVPACKHGSMGYRLAIPGVRVDPAVARGVYLALVIGLHAAFLAVARI
- a CDS encoding helix-turn-helix domain-containing protein is translated as MSSRTDSLISPCEVTRVLGESPKDTWARRAFPHLQAALLTGGVSYETYDIPGCSWPYFVVNTGAAYEIRLETQDSRQHVCRMGHHHVHLVPPGTSGTLTLRKLESGALERIFLAMDPAWIGRFADNHAGEVKPGSLRLFLGRDDKMLATALVALYRALQEPQPMNSLFVDSAVQFIAAAILRDYSEAVARRIPHPVSLQRMERIKELIHQSFAQDIQLSDLADEAGLSPFHFSRVFKEIVGMPPRQYIIKQRMDEACRLLKESTYAIAAIAAMVGYESVSHFSSLFKRHTGMSPAGFRRS
- a CDS encoding 4Fe-4S dicluster domain-containing protein gives rise to the protein MNMHATATYRIEPCRGCSGQCPHALPAPEGFTRSIDAAVAASGWPVFLNDACAPRPPRHHEQFRIAVACCANGCSRPHIADIGLIFSQRPAVPESCSGCGACIAACPDKALAPGPDGAPSLDHSRCLACGKCIAACPEGAMTVAESGCRFMVGGKLGRRPRLATELPGLLDPRLLPGRVSGWLEVFIAGYEPGLRFGDLVGRMGLERVLALSLEYTSFFAATNKNSEGGSAA
- a CDS encoding transposase, encoding MPEIAACDANTFRHLVEDACKSNGGGCPRCQCDRIYALKDGRSRCAECGYTFHVLSRRWINRGNLPLEAWGELLGHFEEGRNVNQTARALGVKYDTAHKAYGTIRSAILADMCGFEDLFDERGELIGFCPNMEHEELQTLCEGCRSNVFQIVSAGGRVFLALMPRIKARDVLAWPLPKKQWRCFIHTDVYQGRDALIFACCKKGRELFNHHFTSDSLHLDRESGLKEFVDEWLAQFRAIKPEAYPLYLAEALVRYNMRRKRLLPYLIRCLCQVVPERGV
- a CDS encoding multiheme c-type cytochrome; its protein translation is MSKRPILWLALAVLAFLIAGADAGLAQTDNATGAPAQQNASNATMQRNFSTPKEFRIERSLTPQAVACIECHRQETPGIFADWAASRHASSNISCIDCHLAQPNDVDIAKKHEQYYDKPEMPFGERKYFAPIATVVTPKDCSRCHPDEAQQYAKSKHANTLEIIWKIDPWLNDGMNSEIERKSGCYACHGTIVALDENGEINKETWPNVGVGRINLDGSLGSCTSCHTRHRFSTAEARMPEACDQCHLGPDHPQIEIFEESKHGTIYHAYKDEYNFKAAPGTWTAGVDYRAPTCAACHMSGASTVMTTHDVTERLSWELQAPLTVRPSDFAALPADTNWKTERDKMKKICYQCHSNAWTDDHYAMLDKVVNEYNETYFKPAKQMLDELYEKKLLDKTKFFDEHVEVRFYELWHHEGRRARMGTAMMAPDYAWWHGFYELKHHYNQYMEEARHLVETNKKAYEYPDFPAATGNTTKPAVIFGPKK